CGCCCAGGGCTACGAGTGGAGTCAGCAGATCCGCGCCCGCGCCGACCGCGAACGTACCGTGCTGCTGGCCGAGGCCCAGCGCCAGGCCCAGATCGAGCGCGGCCAGGGCGACGCCGAAGCCAACCGCATCTTCGCCGAGGCCTTCGGCAAGGACCCGCAGTTCTTTACCCTGTACCGCTCGCTGCAGGCCTATCGGGCCGCGTTGGGCGACGGCAGCACCACCCTGGTGCTGTCGCCGGACAACGAGTTCCTGAAGGCGTTCGGCAACGGTCCGGGCCGCCGGGGTCAATGACCGACCTGATGACCGCCCTGGCGCTGGTCCTCGTCATCGAGGGCCTCGCCTGGGCGGCCTTCCCCGAGGCCATGAAGCGCATGATGGCCCGTGTCCTCGCCATGCCGCCCGACCTGCTGCGCGGCGTCGGGCTGTTCATGGCGATCCTCGGCCTGGGCGGCGTGTGGCTGATGCGTTCGGCCATTATCACGCCATAGTTGACGATCACCATGTCTGCCGCTTGCCAGCCGGTCTGGCGCAGATAATATCCATATCGTCCCCACCGCGATGGGGACGAAGTCCATCCGGAGGATCTTCTCCAGTGTTCATCGCACGACGTGACCAATCCCTTGCCGCCGCGCGCCGGCTGATCGGCGCCCTGGCGGTCATC
Above is a genomic segment from Magnetospirillum sp. 15-1 containing:
- a CDS encoding DUF2065 domain-containing protein; protein product: MTDLMTALALVLVIEGLAWAAFPEAMKRMMARVLAMPPDLLRGVGLFMAILGLGGVWLMRSAIITP